Genomic segment of Euleptes europaea isolate rEulEur1 chromosome 21, rEulEur1.hap1, whole genome shotgun sequence:
TGGGAGCGACGCtcagagaggggttttttttcgtCTGTGTTTTTTTGCTCTTTCGAACGGCGCTCTAGCTTCTTCCCGCGTCTCTATGATCCTGTAGCTGGCTGCCGGACGCCTTGGAGCGTCTCCGCAACGCAACGGCGCCGCGGTGACGTCCCAGAAGCCCCGGTTGCCCGGATATAAGCCTGGCCGCGGGGGGAGGTTCGGTCCTCCTTCGTTGACATCCGGGTCCCTTCGGGGGTTGCGGGGTGGGGGCTGGGCAGGGGCGTATATGGCGGCGACGCTGCTGTCGGCCCTGGCTGCTAGGCTCTCCCAGTCGGCGGCCGCCCGCTCCTACGGCGTCTTCTGCAAGGGGCTGACCCGCACCCTCCTCATCTTCTTCGACCTGGCCTGGAAACTCCGCATCAACTTCCCTTATTTGTACATTGTCGCCTCCATGATGCTCAACGTCAGGCTGCAGGTGAccttgggcggggggggaggggtctggGCTATTCCTCaggtctgggctgtaccacttcttgGTGTGGGTGGCCTCC
This window contains:
- the LOC130492686 gene encoding salivary gland specific protein SAGSIN1; the protein is MAATLLSALAARLSQSAAARSYGVFCKGLTRTLLIFFDLAWKLRINFPYLYIVASMMLNVRLQVHIEIH